The segment GGGGCTCGCGTGTTGGGGGCGGGATGCCGCGACGCCGGATGCGGACGTGCGCGGCGCGTGCAGCGCTAGGGTCGAGGAACGTTTCAGCGGCGGGCTCGATCCGAGCCGGGGCCTCTTCGCGAAGCGGGAACGGCGCCCGCCTTGTCCCACCGTCGGCGATCAGACCGAGCTCGCGGCCGACGTCGCGGCGTTGGTGGCCGCGGCCCCCGGGGAGGTCGGTACGGCCACGCGCCCGAGCCGCTGCGACGCCGCGAAGCTCGGCTGCGTCGGCCGGTATCTGATCGGGACGTTCGGCTGTCTCGCGCGCGCCGCCAAGGGCGGCGGAATGGTCGATCCGATCTGCGTGGCGAAGCTCCGAAGCCGGCTCGGCGACGCCGCGACCGGCTGTCTCGGAAAGGCGATGGCCCGGGGCGATTGCAGCGCGAGCGGCGATCCCGGCGCACTCGCGGCGGTCGCGGACGCCTTCGCCGCGGCGACGCTCTGCGCGCTCGATCCGGGCGGGACGGAGGAATGCGGCGCGCTGCCGACGCCGCTCCCCACTCCGACGCGCACGGCCACGCCGGTGGCGACTCGCACACCGACCCCGACGCCGACCGGCGCCGCCGATCCCTCGCAGCTCTGCGTCGACATCATCAATCAGTATCGCGCCACGATCGGCATGGGACCGCTCCAGCGTTGGAGCGAGCAGGAGAGCTGCGCGGAGGACCAGGGATTCGCCGACAACGCGAGCGGGACGCCGCACAGCGCCTTCGGACAGTGCACCGAGTGGGCGCAGAACGAATGCCCCAACTGGCCGGGGCCGCCCGCGGCGATGATCGACGACTGCCTCGCGCTCATGTGGGCGGAGGGGCCGGGGGAGCCGTACTCCGAACACGGCCACTACATCAACATGACGAACCCGAGCTACACGAAGGTCGCGTGCGGGTTCGCCGTTCTGTCGAACGGACGCGTCTGGGCGGTGCAGGACTTCCGCTGAGGCCTCTCAATAGCCGCCGCGGCCCTGGCGCCAGCAGTAGAGCCCCTGCGCGTCGCCGCAGCAGCCTTCGTCCTCGGCGCAGCAGATCGTGACGCCGCGCCGCGAGCACGTCGTGGCCCGATCGCCGCAAGGTCCGCGGCCGGCGGGTGCCGCGCGGTCGTCG is part of the Deltaproteobacteria bacterium genome and harbors:
- a CDS encoding CAP domain-containing protein, whose translation is MTGIGRVGVGVSLVGLVLACAGSAHGVTVSACLAGKLGDVGRTAARGLACWGRDAATPDADVRGACSARVEERFSGGLDPSRGLFAKRERRPPCPTVGDQTELAADVAALVAAAPGEVGTATRPSRCDAAKLGCVGRYLIGTFGCLARAAKGGGMVDPICVAKLRSRLGDAATGCLGKAMARGDCSASGDPGALAAVADAFAAATLCALDPGGTEECGALPTPLPTPTRTATPVATRTPTPTPTGAADPSQLCVDIINQYRATIGMGPLQRWSEQESCAEDQGFADNASGTPHSAFGQCTEWAQNECPNWPGPPAAMIDDCLALMWAEGPGEPYSEHGHYINMTNPSYTKVACGFAVLSNGRVWAVQDFR